CTCCGTCGTCGGCAGCCAGTGGATTCCTAACAGCGCCGCCACCTTATTTGGCGGGACCAGAACCAGAGGTTTTACGTTTGCGGGGCGATCGCGTTGTTTTCGCTTTCGACGCTGTGGCGGCGGGTTTACGCTGACGGGTTGGAGTTGATTTGGGCGCAGTGGCTGGCTCGGGCTCTTCCACAAACGGCCCAGCAGCATCGAGTACTGCTTGGTTTTGAGCCACATACTCTTCCAGAATCGCCAGCACCAAGCCACTGAGATCGGGCTTGCCCTTGTGCTGGCCACTGTTGTGATAGAAACCCTTAATCAACGCCAACTGCTTCAATTGCTGGCGTAAATCTTCCTCAACGCGGACACCAAAAATTTTTTTTGCCATGGTTCGTTCATGTGCTGTGCAGCAAAGAAAAACAACGGAAAAGAGAAGGCGGCCCCCAGACTTCGGTTCAAGGAGCCGCCCACCGCTAATCACTAGATTGAATCGATGACCTTGGCGTTAGGCCGGCACGCGCTCGTGTTCGCGAATCGCAGCGGGAGGCCGTCTGACAATACTGTGCAGACTATGATGTTCAGCTTTGAAAGCTTGAATGAGATGGTGGCAGGCGACTTCGGGCTGAGTGTGGTCGCCGCAAGTAAAGACATCCACCGCTGCATAGCCATTTTCGGGCCAGGTGTGGATGGAGATATGGGATTCAGCCAGCAGTGCTAGAGCTGTCACGCCCTGAGGTTCAAACTCATGGCAGACCTGATTGAGGAGAGTCGCTCCGGCAGCGATCGCGGCTTCACGAATCGAACGATCTACGTAAGCAGCATCATTGAGCAGTTCACCGGCACAGCCGTAGATCTCAAGGATGCAGTGCCGTCCAACACCGAGTGCAGGAGGATCAGCCAAGAGGGGATTGAGGGAGACGGTCATGGTTCTCCGTTAAACAAAGACAACCTGTTAAACAGGTATAACTTGTTCTCTGTATTTTTAGCAAGCGATCGCGCCAAATTCGTGTGGGACTGCGGGAAGTCGCCAATTCTTGAGCATGGCGATCGCGCAGTTAGAGAACCGCAAGCAGCAACCTGAGTCAGCAGGCAAAGACTGACGCTGCTTGAGTTGTACGCGTTTTACAAAATATCAGGCAATGAGCCACTGTTGAATATCACTACTGCCTGCAGTAGCTCAATTTCGATTCAGTGCAACCTAGCCTTCTTCGTATTCTGGCTGACGTTGGTGCTGGGGCAGCTGCAGTTCAGGACTGTTATCTGGCTCGGCCCATGCGTCCCCAAACGGATCATCATCTTGGGGCAGCGGTTGTGGGTTGCTCGCCCGAGTTGGTGCGGGTCGTGCTGAATCAGCACGACGTTGGACGCGGGGTGCAGGCAGATCGTCGTAGCCTTCATCTTCGTCGATGTAGCGATCGCGGCTAGGCTGTTGCGATCGCGGGCGAGGTGCAGGCTCATCTTCCCAGCGACGTTGTGCGGGTGCCGCTTCTTCCTCGTCCATGTAGAGACGACGGGCAGCCGGACGACTTTGGCGCAGCGGTTCAACCAGTTCTTCTTGGCGGCGATCTTCGCGCCGAGCGCGGAACGGTTGCTGGCTGTAATCCCGTTGCGGCGGCAGCGGTTCACCGGCACCGAGCTGATTTTCGACTGGGGTAATCGGTAGGGAGTAGCGATCGTACTCGTCGTCGTCCCAACCACCGAGCCCCAGTTTCTCGAGCAGGCCAGCGGTCAGCTGCACCATCCGATCTTCGGCACCCTCAAAGACAATGACGCGATCGGGCCCGCCACTAACAATTTCCTGTACGCCCAGCTCAAAGGTACTGAGGACACTTTCCGGCACAAAAGCCAAGCCCAAAGAGGCGATCACTAGGGATTCGAGCTTACCGGTGGCGATGTCAAACTTAAACCCACGGACACGACCCAGCGGCTCTCCCGCTTCGGTAATCACCTCGCAATTAATCAGATTGCTGAGGCCGATCGCATCGAAATTGTCTTCAATCACATCGTCGTTATCGACGAGGATGACATCACCGACTTGTCGGATGCTGCTCAGGAACATATAGCGCGGGACGCCGGGCAAGAAGCGCGTCAGCAAGTTGTCGCGCAAGCCCAAGGCCACTACTTCGCGGCGATCGATATCGACGAGTAACTCACCGACCACGCCCAATCGTCGCCCGCTGTCACGAGTAATGACTTGGGTTCCCATAATTTCGGAACGCAACCAAACTTGCTCAGCGGTCATTCTTGAGTCCTATCGTGAGGGACCAATGCTTAGGCCCCAGAAGTGGCGACAGCTTGGTCAGAAGCAGTCACTTCGGATTGTGGCTGATGTCGCGACATCTTTACATTGTCGCCCAGCATAAGGCAATCCTAGCGGCCGGTTGGCTAGGGTTGTGGGATCCCCAAGACTTGGGTGTGGGCCCCACGAGCTTGGGTAACGCCAATCGTGCGCTCCGCCGCTTCAATCATGGGGCGCCGGTGGCTGACCACAATAAATTGGGCTGCTTGCGCTTGCTGACGAATCACCCGTGCCAGCCGCTCCACGTTAGCACCGTCGAGGAAGCTATCCACTTCGTCGAGGGCATAGAAAGGGGAGGGCCGATAGCGCTGCAGGGCAAAGATAAAACTGAGAGCCGTCAGGGATTTTTCGCCGCCGGACATCGACGCGAGGCGACGCACCGGTTTGCCCTTGGGGTGGGCAATTAGATTGAGGCCACTGCTGAAGGGATCTTCAGGGTTGTCCAGCTGCAGTGAGCCGTCGCCGTCAGACAGGTGCGCAAAAATCTCCTGGAAATTGCGATCGATCGCCTCAAAGGATTCCATAAAGGCGCGTCGACGCAGGGTGGTGAAATTTTCGATGCGCAGCAGTAACTCCGTGCGCTCCGCTTCAATCGTGGTCAGCTTCTCTGATAATTCCTCCAGTCGAGCTTGGGTGCGCTCATATTCTTCCAGCGCCAGCATGTTGACTGGCTCCATCGCCTGAATGCGCTTCGCCAGCGATCGCAGTTCATGCTGCAGCGCTTCCATACCCTGCTGTTGCACCGCTTCCGGAATTTCGGGCAGGGGCTGCGGCAATTCCTGCTGCTGTGCCTGGAGTTGGGCCTCGAGCTCGTTCAATTGCTGTTGCAGTTCTAGTTGTTGCTGCTGGCGCTTTTCTTGCTGCCAGACCAGATTTTGTCGCTGCGATCGCTGCTCTTGCAGTTGCCGTTCCGCCCGATCGCGATCGACTTTCTCTTGCCCGAGTTGGGCTTCTAGTTGGGCTTGGCGTTGCTGGAGCTGGGCGATCGCGGTCGCTTGCTGGCGCTGCTGTTCATCGATCTGAGCAAGACGATTGAGCTGTTCCGCCTGCTGTTGCCGCAGCTGGCTGACTTGGGTTTGGGCTGCAGTGGTGCGGTCCTGCAAGCGTTTTTGGTCGGTCTGCAATTGCTGCAGCTGTTGTTCGGCTTGGCGCAGAGCCGTTTCCTGTCGCTGGAGCAGCGCCTCTTGCTGTTGCAGAATCGTTTGCCGCTGCTGCCACTCGCCGTGGATGGGGGAGTCCTCCAATTCCACCAGGGCTTGCCGGAGTA
The sequence above is a segment of the Synechococcus elongatus PCC 11801 genome. Coding sequences within it:
- the speD gene encoding adenosylmethionine decarboxylase translates to MTVSLNPLLADPPALGVGRHCILEIYGCAGELLNDAAYVDRSIREAAIAAGATLLNQVCHEFEPQGVTALALLAESHISIHTWPENGYAAVDVFTCGDHTQPEVACHHLIQAFKAEHHSLHSIVRRPPAAIREHERVPA
- a CDS encoding PRC-barrel domain-containing protein, translating into MTAEQVWLRSEIMGTQVITRDSGRRLGVVGELLVDIDRREVVALGLRDNLLTRFLPGVPRYMFLSSIRQVGDVILVDNDDVIEDNFDAIGLSNLINCEVITEAGEPLGRVRGFKFDIATGKLESLVIASLGLAFVPESVLSTFELGVQEIVSGGPDRVIVFEGAEDRMVQLTAGLLEKLGLGGWDDDEYDRYSLPITPVENQLGAGEPLPPQRDYSQQPFRARREDRRQEELVEPLRQSRPAARRLYMDEEEAAPAQRRWEDEPAPRPRSQQPSRDRYIDEDEGYDDLPAPRVQRRADSARPAPTRASNPQPLPQDDDPFGDAWAEPDNSPELQLPQHQRQPEYEEG